One region of Pseudomonas alvandae genomic DNA includes:
- a CDS encoding alpha/beta hydrolase, with the protein MMLRAFALSLTLLTGLLSGFAQATVLQRPISLDTGNGELFGSLLLPKSDTPVPVVLIISGSGPTDRDGNNPEGGRNDSLKRLAWVLAKHNIASVRYDKRGVAASLAATPNERNLSVEAYVADAVAWSHKLAADPRLGPLILLGHSEGALIASLAAPQANAAAVISLAGSARPIDQVLRQQLGNRLPPPLMLRSNELLDSLKAGRPAPNVPPQLQVIFRPSVQPYLISLFRQDPAQAFAALKMPALIIQGSHDIQVSVDDARQLKAAKPDAELALIEGMNHVMRIVPNDVKRQLASYKDPNLPLAAELSTRILGFIGTLAAR; encoded by the coding sequence ATGATGTTAAGAGCGTTTGCCTTGAGCCTTACCCTGTTGACCGGCCTGCTTTCGGGCTTCGCCCAGGCCACCGTGCTGCAACGCCCCATCAGCCTCGACACCGGCAACGGTGAACTTTTCGGCTCGCTGTTGTTGCCCAAGTCCGACACACCGGTGCCCGTTGTCCTGATCATTTCAGGGTCAGGTCCTACGGATCGTGACGGAAACAACCCCGAGGGCGGGCGCAATGACAGTCTCAAGCGCCTGGCCTGGGTGCTGGCCAAGCACAACATCGCCAGCGTGCGCTACGACAAGCGCGGCGTGGCCGCCAGCCTTGCGGCGACACCGAACGAGCGCAACCTGAGCGTCGAAGCCTACGTTGCCGATGCCGTGGCCTGGAGCCACAAGCTGGCCGCCGATCCGCGACTGGGCCCGTTGATTCTGCTGGGCCACAGCGAAGGTGCACTGATCGCCAGCCTCGCCGCGCCCCAGGCCAACGCGGCGGCGGTCATCTCGTTGGCCGGCAGCGCCCGTCCGATTGACCAGGTACTGCGTCAGCAGCTCGGTAACCGCTTGCCACCGCCGCTGATGCTGCGCAGCAACGAGTTGCTCGACAGCCTCAAGGCCGGTCGCCCCGCCCCCAACGTTCCGCCGCAACTGCAGGTCATCTTCCGGCCAAGCGTGCAGCCGTATCTGATTTCGCTGTTCCGCCAGGACCCGGCCCAGGCGTTCGCGGCATTGAAGATGCCGGCCTTGATCATCCAGGGCAGCCACGATATCCAGGTCAGCGTCGACGACGCCAGACAGTTGAAAGCCGCCAAGCCTGACGCCGAACTGGCGCTGATCGAGGGCATGAACCATGTAATGCGCATCGTGCCCAACGATGTGAAGCGGCAATTGGCTTCGTATAAGGATCCCAACCTGCCGTTGGCAGCCGAACTCAGTACTCGCATCCTGGGTTTTATTGGCACGTTGGCCGCCCGTTAA
- the aroC gene encoding chorismate synthase, with product MSGNTYGKLFTVTTAGESHGPALVAIVDGCPPGLEISLEDLQRDLDRRKPGTSRHTTQRQEADEVEILSGVFEGRTTGCAIGLLIRNTDQKSKDYSAIKDLFRPAHADYTYHHKYGERDYRGGGRSSARETAMRVAAGAIAKKYLASQGIVIRGYMSQLGPIEIPFKTWDSVEQNAFFSPDPDKVPELEAYMDQLRRDQDSVGAKITVVAEGVMPGLGEPIFDRLDAELAHALMSINAVKGVEIGAGFACVAQRGTEHRDELTPQGFLSNNAGGILGGISSGQPIVAHLALKPTSSITTPGRSIDVHGNPVDVITKGRHDPCVGIRATPIAEAMMAIVLMDHLLRHRGQNADVQVGTPVLGQL from the coding sequence ATGTCCGGCAATACCTACGGCAAGCTGTTCACCGTCACCACCGCGGGCGAAAGCCATGGCCCGGCGTTGGTCGCCATTGTCGACGGCTGCCCGCCGGGCCTGGAGATTTCCCTGGAAGATCTGCAGCGTGACCTGGACCGCCGCAAGCCCGGCACCAGCCGCCACACCACCCAGCGCCAGGAAGCCGATGAAGTCGAAATCCTTTCCGGCGTGTTCGAAGGGCGCACCACCGGCTGTGCGATCGGGCTGCTGATCCGCAATACCGACCAGAAGTCCAAGGACTACTCGGCCATCAAGGACCTGTTCCGCCCGGCCCACGCCGACTACACCTACCACCACAAATACGGCGAGCGCGACTATCGCGGCGGCGGGCGCAGTTCGGCCCGGGAAACCGCGATGCGCGTGGCGGCCGGGGCGATTGCCAAGAAATACCTGGCCAGCCAGGGCATCGTCATCCGTGGCTACATGAGCCAGTTGGGCCCGATCGAAATCCCGTTCAAGACCTGGGATTCGGTGGAACAGAACGCCTTCTTCAGCCCCGACCCGGACAAAGTGCCGGAGCTGGAGGCCTACATGGACCAGTTGCGCCGGGACCAGGATTCGGTCGGCGCGAAGATCACCGTGGTCGCCGAAGGCGTGATGCCTGGCCTGGGCGAGCCGATCTTCGACCGCCTCGACGCCGAACTGGCCCACGCGCTGATGAGCATCAATGCCGTGAAGGGCGTGGAGATCGGCGCCGGTTTCGCCTGTGTGGCCCAGCGCGGCACCGAGCACCGTGATGAACTGACCCCGCAAGGTTTCCTCAGCAACAATGCCGGCGGCATCCTCGGCGGCATCTCCTCGGGCCAGCCGATCGTCGCGCACCTGGCGTTGAAGCCGACCTCCAGCATCACCACGCCGGGACGCTCCATCGACGTTCATGGCAACCCGGTCGACGTCATCACCAAGGGCCGCCATGACCCCTGCGTGGGCATCCGCGCCACGCCGATCGCCGAAGCGATGATGGCGATCGTGCTGATGGATCATCTGTTGCGCCATCGCGGCCAGAACGCCGACGTGCAAGTCGGTACGCCGGTGCTGGGTCAGCTTTGA
- a CDS encoding MFS transporter: MAALPYWRLSSFYLFYFALLGSTAPFLALYFDHLGFNAARIGELVAIPMLMRCVAPNLWGWLGDYTGRRLAIVRFGAICTLLSFSLIFIDKSYAWLAMVMALHAFFWHAVLPQFEVITLAHLSGQASRYSQIRLWGSIGFIITVVVLGRLFQWLSLDIYPVALALIMGGIVLSSFWVPNAQPVQGPRVAGDGFLRQLRNPGVLAFYACVGLMQMSHGPYYTFLTLHLERLGYSRGLIGVLWAVGVVAEVLVFLFMSRILARFSVRRVLMASFLLAALRWLLLGSLAEFLWILLFAQVLHAATFGSFHAAAIHFVQRSFGPRQQGQGQALYAALAGTGGALGALYSGYSWNALGAGWTFSIASLAAFAAAVIIATRMQEDRP, translated from the coding sequence ATGGCGGCGTTGCCGTACTGGCGGCTTTCCAGTTTCTACCTGTTCTATTTCGCGTTGCTCGGTTCGACCGCGCCGTTCCTGGCGCTGTACTTCGATCACTTGGGGTTCAACGCGGCACGCATTGGCGAGCTGGTGGCGATCCCCATGCTGATGCGCTGCGTGGCGCCGAATCTCTGGGGCTGGCTGGGGGACTATACCGGCCGGCGCCTGGCGATCGTGCGGTTCGGCGCGATCTGTACGCTGTTGAGCTTCTCGCTGATCTTCATCGACAAGAGCTACGCCTGGCTGGCGATGGTCATGGCGCTGCATGCGTTCTTCTGGCACGCGGTGCTGCCGCAGTTCGAAGTCATTACCCTGGCCCACTTGAGTGGGCAAGCCTCGCGCTACAGCCAGATTCGCCTGTGGGGCTCCATCGGTTTCATCATCACCGTGGTGGTCCTTGGCCGCTTGTTCCAATGGCTGAGCCTGGACATTTATCCCGTCGCCCTGGCCTTGATCATGGGCGGCATCGTACTGAGCAGCTTCTGGGTGCCCAACGCCCAGCCGGTCCAGGGGCCGCGAGTGGCCGGGGACGGTTTCCTGCGGCAATTGCGCAACCCGGGGGTGCTGGCGTTTTATGCCTGTGTCGGCCTGATGCAGATGAGCCATGGGCCGTATTACACCTTCCTGACGTTGCACCTGGAGCGCCTGGGTTACAGCCGTGGATTGATCGGCGTGCTCTGGGCCGTCGGCGTGGTGGCCGAAGTGTTGGTGTTCCTGTTCATGAGCCGGATCCTGGCGCGGTTCTCCGTGCGCCGGGTGCTGATGGCGAGTTTCCTGCTGGCGGCGCTGCGCTGGTTGCTGCTGGGGTCGCTGGCCGAGTTCCTCTGGATACTGTTGTTTGCCCAGGTGCTGCACGCGGCGACGTTCGGCAGCTTTCACGCCGCTGCCATCCATTTCGTGCAACGTAGTTTCGGCCCGCGCCAGCAAGGCCAGGGCCAGGCGCTTTACGCCGCGCTGGCCGGGACCGGCGGGGCGTTGGGCGCACTGTATTCCGGCTACAGCTGGAATGCCTTGGGCGCCGGTTGGACATTCAGCATCGCCAGCCTCGCAGCCTTCGCTGCAGCCGTTATCATTGCCACACGCATGCAAGAGGACAGGCCATGA
- a CDS encoding methylthioribulose 1-phosphate dehydratase codes for MSLTREQLAQQIIDAGRFLYGRGWSPATSSNYSTRLSADQALLTVSGKHKGQLCIDDVLATDLDGNSLEPGKKPSAETLLHTQLYRWRPQIGAVLHTHSVNATVLSRLTGEAFIDFEDYELQKAFSGVTTHESRVRVPIFDNDQDIARLAAKVQPWLEAHPDCAGYLIRGHGLYTWGPGMNDALRQIEAFEFLFECELKTRALLNR; via the coding sequence ATGAGCCTTACCCGTGAACAGCTCGCCCAGCAGATCATTGACGCCGGGCGTTTTTTATACGGTCGCGGTTGGTCGCCGGCCACCAGCAGCAACTATTCGACCCGGTTGTCCGCTGACCAGGCCTTGCTCACCGTGTCGGGCAAGCACAAGGGACAGTTGTGCATCGACGATGTGCTCGCCACCGACCTGGATGGCAACAGCCTGGAGCCAGGCAAGAAACCGTCGGCCGAAACCCTGCTGCACACCCAGTTGTATCGCTGGCGTCCGCAGATCGGTGCGGTGTTGCACACCCATTCGGTGAACGCCACGGTGCTGTCGCGCCTGACCGGCGAAGCGTTCATTGACTTTGAAGACTATGAACTGCAAAAAGCCTTCAGCGGTGTAACCACCCATGAATCCCGCGTCCGTGTGCCGATTTTCGACAACGACCAGGACATCGCCCGCCTGGCCGCCAAGGTCCAACCCTGGCTGGAAGCGCATCCCGATTGCGCCGGTTACCTGATCCGCGGCCACGGCCTGTACACCTGGGGGCCGGGCATGAACGATGCGCTGCGCCAGATCGAAGCGTTTGAATTCCTGTTCGAGTGCGAGCTCAAGACCCGCGCACTCCTGAACCGATAA
- a CDS encoding 1,2-dihydroxy-3-keto-5-methylthiopentene dioxygenase, whose product MSSLSVYHVSSPDIPNKVLTHFEDIASTLAEKGVRFDRWEAATKIQPGASQDEVIAAYKTQIDQLMTERGYVTVDVISLNSDHPQKAELRAKFLDEHRHGEDEVRFFVAGRGLFTLHIDDYVYAVLCEKNDLISVPAGTPHWFDMGEHPHFVAIRLFNNPEGWVAKFTGDDIASRFPRLED is encoded by the coding sequence ATGAGCAGCCTGTCCGTCTACCACGTTTCGAGTCCCGATATTCCGAACAAGGTCCTGACCCACTTCGAGGACATCGCCTCGACCCTGGCCGAAAAAGGCGTGCGGTTCGACCGTTGGGAAGCCGCGACGAAAATCCAGCCCGGCGCCAGCCAGGATGAAGTGATCGCCGCCTACAAGACCCAGATCGACCAGCTGATGACCGAGCGCGGCTACGTCACGGTCGATGTCATCAGCCTCAACAGCGACCATCCGCAGAAAGCCGAACTTCGCGCCAAGTTCCTTGATGAACATCGGCACGGCGAGGACGAAGTGCGATTTTTCGTCGCCGGTCGTGGGCTGTTTACCTTGCACATCGACGATTACGTCTACGCGGTCCTGTGCGAAAAGAACGACCTTATTTCCGTGCCCGCCGGTACGCCGCACTGGTTCGACATGGGCGAACACCCACATTTCGTTGCCATTCGCCTGTTCAACAACCCGGAAGGCTGGGTCGCCAAGTTCACCGGCGACGACATCGCCAGCCGCTTCCCGCGCCTGGAGGACTGA
- the mtnC gene encoding acireductone synthase: MTIKAILTDIEGTTSAVSFVFDVLFPYAAEHLPDFVRQNAGRADVAEQLAAVRRDSHEPDADVERVITILLGWIAEDRKATPLKALQGMVWEQGYQAGQLKGHVYPDAVQALKDWHQQGYRLFVYSSGSIQAQKLIFGCSEAGDLSPLFSGYFDTTSGPKREAQSYQRISEAMGIAPGEILFLSDIVQELDAARDAGMATCGLAREGGELAGHETLASFADIEPSRFGA, encoded by the coding sequence GTGACAATCAAAGCCATCCTCACCGACATCGAAGGCACCACCAGCGCGGTGAGTTTTGTCTTCGACGTGTTGTTTCCCTATGCCGCCGAGCACCTGCCGGATTTCGTCCGGCAGAACGCCGGTCGCGCCGACGTGGCGGAACAATTGGCCGCTGTGCGTCGCGACAGCCATGAGCCGGACGCCGATGTGGAGCGGGTCATCACAATCCTGCTGGGCTGGATCGCCGAGGACCGCAAGGCCACGCCGCTCAAGGCGTTGCAGGGCATGGTCTGGGAGCAGGGCTACCAGGCCGGGCAGTTGAAAGGTCATGTTTACCCGGATGCGGTGCAGGCACTGAAAGATTGGCACCAGCAAGGCTATCGGTTGTTTGTGTATTCCTCGGGCTCGATCCAGGCGCAAAAACTGATTTTTGGCTGTTCCGAGGCGGGCGACCTGTCGCCGTTGTTCAGCGGTTATTTCGACACCACGTCCGGGCCCAAGCGGGAGGCGCAGTCCTACCAGCGCATCAGCGAGGCGATGGGCATCGCGCCAGGGGAGATTCTTTTCCTGTCGGACATCGTCCAGGAACTGGACGCGGCCCGTGACGCCGGGATGGCCACCTGTGGCCTGGCGCGTGAAGGTGGCGAACTGGCCGGTCACGAAACCCTGGCAAGCTTTGCGGACATCGAGCCGTCCCGGTTCGGCGCCTGA
- a CDS encoding DUF3509 domain-containing protein: protein MNMIQEKFASLFSNYEVTTQARPDGGILLTLRNSDGKLFKRTISYAQLHAGDQLSWAISAIRRDLAEQASELPPVAMLQSQHRFALPTYHSA from the coding sequence ATGAATATGATTCAAGAGAAGTTTGCATCGCTGTTTTCCAACTACGAAGTCACCACCCAGGCACGCCCGGATGGAGGCATCCTGCTGACCTTGCGCAACAGCGACGGCAAACTGTTCAAGCGCACGATTTCCTACGCGCAATTGCACGCCGGGGACCAGTTGTCTTGGGCCATCAGTGCGATTCGCCGCGATCTGGCTGAGCAAGCCAGCGAGTTGCCGCCCGTGGCGATGCTGCAAAGCCAGCACCGCTTCGCGCTACCGACCTACCACAGCGCCTGA
- a CDS encoding long-chain-acyl-CoA synthetase: MSRTPSDAITWGMMLRKLPTIARAVPRIVKGMKLANVQDPTQPCGLGWCFEQATQRNPQGPALLCGDAVLSYAQVNEQANRIAHYLSAQGVGKGDCVAIFIENRPQLLITVLAVAKVGAVSAMINTAQTGDALVHSLALVTPVAVVVGDERVAAFDDVRGRVGLSHGRTWWVADQENVPAPSGFVDLMRASEQYPGENPASSQHVFFDDPCFYLYTSGTTGLPKAGVFRHGRWMRTATSFGLIALDMQPEDIVYCTLPLYHATGLCVCWGAAVCGASGFAMRRKFSASQFWSDVRRYQATTLGYVGELCRYLVDQPASTTDRAHSVTKMIGNGLRPGAWAAFKTRFGVDHICELYAASDGNIGFTNILNFDNTVGFSLMAWALVRYDHDSGAPLRNLQGRMQKVPRGEPGLLLARIDDKAPLDGYTDPTKTEKIIYRDVFIPGDRYFNTGDLLRNIGFGHGQFVDRLGDTYRWKGENVSTTEVENVLLQHPQIAEAVAYGVEINGTNGRAGMAAITPAESLATLDFSELLRFLQCKLPAYAVPLFLRIKVKMDTTGTFKYQKTRLKAEAFDPCLTGDEPIYAWLPDSSTYVRVDRQLSTGIQGGQYRY, from the coding sequence ATGAGTCGTACACCCAGCGACGCCATTACCTGGGGCATGATGCTGCGCAAGCTGCCCACCATCGCCAGGGCGGTTCCCCGCATTGTCAAAGGCATGAAACTCGCCAACGTCCAGGACCCGACGCAGCCCTGCGGCCTGGGCTGGTGCTTCGAGCAGGCCACGCAACGCAATCCCCAAGGCCCGGCGCTGCTGTGCGGCGACGCGGTGCTGAGTTATGCACAGGTCAACGAGCAGGCCAATCGCATCGCCCATTACCTGTCGGCGCAAGGCGTGGGCAAGGGCGATTGTGTAGCGATCTTTATCGAGAACCGTCCACAGTTGCTGATCACCGTGCTGGCCGTGGCGAAGGTTGGTGCGGTCAGCGCGATGATCAATACCGCGCAGACGGGCGATGCCCTGGTGCACAGCCTTGCGTTGGTCACGCCGGTGGCCGTGGTGGTCGGGGACGAACGGGTTGCGGCGTTCGACGACGTGCGTGGCCGGGTCGGGCTATCGCACGGGCGAACCTGGTGGGTGGCGGATCAGGAAAACGTCCCTGCGCCGTCCGGATTCGTCGACTTGATGCGTGCAAGCGAGCAATACCCGGGCGAGAACCCGGCCAGCAGCCAGCACGTATTCTTCGATGATCCCTGTTTCTATCTGTACACCTCCGGCACCACCGGGCTGCCCAAGGCCGGGGTCTTTCGCCATGGCCGCTGGATGCGCACCGCCACCAGTTTCGGCCTGATTGCCTTGGACATGCAGCCCGAGGACATCGTCTATTGCACGCTGCCGCTGTATCACGCCACCGGCCTGTGCGTGTGCTGGGGCGCGGCGGTATGCGGTGCTTCGGGTTTCGCCATGCGCCGCAAATTCAGCGCCAGCCAGTTCTGGAGCGACGTGCGACGGTATCAGGCAACCACGCTGGGTTACGTCGGTGAGTTGTGCCGTTATCTCGTTGATCAGCCCGCCAGCACCACGGACCGGGCGCACAGCGTGACGAAAATGATTGGCAACGGCCTGCGCCCCGGCGCGTGGGCTGCGTTCAAGACACGTTTCGGCGTTGACCATATCTGTGAACTCTACGCGGCCAGCGACGGCAATATCGGTTTCACCAACATCCTCAACTTTGACAACACGGTCGGGTTTTCCCTGATGGCCTGGGCGCTGGTGCGCTACGACCACGACAGCGGCGCGCCATTGCGCAACCTGCAGGGACGCATGCAGAAAGTCCCCAGGGGTGAGCCGGGCCTGCTCTTGGCTCGCATTGATGACAAGGCACCGCTGGACGGTTACACCGATCCGACCAAGACCGAGAAAATCATCTACCGGGACGTCTTTATCCCGGGCGATCGCTACTTCAATACCGGTGATCTGCTGCGCAACATCGGTTTTGGCCATGGGCAGTTCGTCGATCGCCTTGGCGACACCTACCGCTGGAAAGGCGAGAACGTTTCCACCACCGAAGTCGAGAACGTGCTGCTGCAACATCCGCAGATTGCCGAGGCGGTGGCCTATGGCGTTGAGATCAACGGCACCAATGGCCGTGCCGGCATGGCCGCGATTACGCCGGCCGAATCCCTGGCGACCCTGGACTTCAGCGAGCTGCTGCGGTTTCTGCAATGCAAGTTGCCTGCTTACGCGGTGCCACTGTTCTTGCGCATCAAGGTGAAGATGGACACCACCGGCACCTTCAAATACCAGAAGACCCGTCTCAAGGCTGAGGCCTTTGACCCCTGCCTCACGGGTGATGAGCCGATCTACGCCTGGCTGCCTGACAGCTCGACCTATGTGCGTGTGGACCGGCAATTGTCGACAGGGATCCAGGGCGGCCAGTACCGCTATTGA
- a CDS encoding ankyrin repeat domain-containing protein gives MSDTSRQMTPEEAAEFAEQVFNVARQGDAAMMAALLSKGLPPNLRNHKGDTLLMLAAYHGHVETVKVLLEHKADPEIRNDNGQSPIAGAAFKGDLAVVSALVDGGAQVEGSSFDGRTALMMAAMFNRVEIVDYLISKGADPKAKDANGVSALDAARTMGAVDTTAQLEKLLS, from the coding sequence ATGTCCGATACAAGCCGCCAGATGACCCCTGAAGAGGCTGCGGAGTTTGCCGAGCAGGTCTTCAACGTTGCCCGCCAGGGCGACGCCGCGATGATGGCCGCGCTGCTGAGCAAGGGCTTGCCGCCGAACCTGCGCAATCACAAGGGCGATACCTTGCTGATGTTGGCCGCGTACCACGGGCATGTTGAAACGGTGAAAGTCCTGCTGGAACACAAGGCCGATCCGGAGATCCGCAACGACAACGGCCAGAGCCCGATTGCCGGGGCGGCGTTCAAGGGTGACCTGGCGGTGGTTTCAGCCTTGGTGGACGGTGGCGCGCAAGTGGAAGGTTCCTCGTTCGATGGCCGCACGGCGTTGATGATGGCGGCGATGTTCAACCGGGTGGAAATCGTCGATTACCTGATCAGCAAAGGCGCCGACCCCAAGGCCAAGGATGCCAACGGCGTCTCGGCACTGGACGCCGCCAGGACCATGGGCGCGGTGGACACCACGGCGCAGTTGGAAAAATTGTTGAGCTGA
- a CDS encoding PLDc N-terminal domain-containing protein produces the protein MGSTFNGLIGLIILALDIWAIINVLKSGAETGMKILWVLLILLLPVLGLIIWAIAGPRGNVRV, from the coding sequence ATGGGTTCCACCTTCAACGGCCTGATCGGCCTGATTATCCTGGCGCTCGATATCTGGGCGATCATCAACGTACTCAAAAGTGGCGCGGAAACCGGGATGAAAATCCTCTGGGTGCTGCTGATCCTGCTGTTGCCGGTGTTGGGCCTGATCATCTGGGCGATTGCCGGGCCGCGTGGCAACGTGCGGGTCTGA
- a CDS encoding MFS transporter yields the protein MSAHPTSPGSTLTRGMVLLFAFCCGAIVANIYYAQPIIELIAPDVGLSSTMASLIVSLTQIGYALGLFFLVPLGDLLENRRLMILTTVVAIASLLGAAFTDQPNVFLLVSLLVGFSSVSVQVLIPLAAHLAPEESRGRVVGGIMGGLLLGILLARPVSSVVADHFGWRAMFIIAAALMAAISVVLALTVPKRQPDHSASYGQLLGSLGTLLRQQPQLRQRAFYQACMFATFSLFWTAVPLELARNHGLSQTEIALFALVGAIGAIAAPIAGRLADAGHTRIASLLAMLFASLSFLPAFIHPIYSVIGLAVTGVVLDFCVQMNMVLGQRTIYALDAKSRSRLNALYMTSIFIGGAFGSSIASAVYEHGGWLWVVIVGSAFPLLALLRFLSASQKASLATA from the coding sequence ATGAGTGCTCATCCCACCTCGCCCGGCAGCACCCTGACCCGCGGCATGGTCCTGTTGTTTGCTTTCTGCTGCGGCGCCATCGTTGCCAACATCTACTACGCCCAACCCATTATCGAACTGATCGCACCCGACGTCGGCCTGAGCAGCACCATGGCCAGCCTGATCGTCTCGCTGACCCAGATCGGCTATGCCCTGGGCCTGTTTTTCCTGGTGCCGCTGGGCGACCTGTTGGAAAACCGGCGCTTGATGATCCTCACCACCGTGGTCGCGATTGCCAGTTTGCTGGGGGCGGCCTTCACCGATCAGCCGAATGTGTTCCTGCTGGTCTCGCTGCTGGTGGGTTTCAGTTCCGTCTCGGTACAAGTCCTGATTCCGCTGGCCGCGCACCTGGCGCCGGAGGAATCCCGGGGACGGGTCGTCGGTGGGATCATGGGCGGCCTGTTGCTGGGGATTCTGTTGGCGCGGCCGGTGTCCAGCGTGGTGGCCGATCATTTCGGCTGGCGGGCCATGTTTATCATCGCCGCCGCGCTGATGGCGGCCATCAGCGTCGTCCTGGCGTTGACCGTGCCCAAGCGCCAGCCCGACCACAGCGCGTCCTACGGCCAACTGCTGGGTTCGCTCGGCACCTTGTTGCGCCAGCAGCCGCAGCTACGGCAACGGGCCTTCTACCAAGCCTGCATGTTCGCCACATTCAGTCTGTTCTGGACCGCCGTACCGCTAGAACTGGCGCGTAACCATGGCCTGTCCCAGACGGAGATCGCGCTGTTCGCCCTGGTCGGAGCAATCGGCGCCATCGCCGCGCCCATTGCCGGCCGCCTGGCGGACGCCGGACACACCCGGATCGCTTCGCTGCTGGCCATGTTGTTCGCCAGCCTGAGTTTCCTGCCGGCGTTCATCCACCCGATCTACAGCGTGATTGGCCTGGCAGTGACCGGCGTGGTCCTGGATTTCTGTGTACAGATGAACATGGTCCTGGGCCAACGCACCATCTACGCCCTCGACGCGAAAAGCCGCAGCCGACTGAATGCGCTGTACATGACCAGCATTTTCATCGGCGGTGCATTTGGCTCATCGATCGCCAGTGCGGTCTATGAACACGGCGGCTGGCTGTGGGTGGTGATCGTTGGCAGCGCCTTCCCGCTGCTGGCATTGCTGCGCTTCCTGAGCGCTTCGCAGAAGGCTTCGCTGGCGACCGCCTGA
- a CDS encoding sulfate ABC transporter substrate-binding protein → MKKFFGASLLAAGLTFGSLAHAAPTLLNVSYDVMRDFYKDYNAAFQKHWQAEHNENITVQMSFGGSSKQARSVIDGLPADVITMNMATDINALADNGKLVPDNWVTRLPNNSAPFTSATVFIVRKGNPKALKDWPDLLKDGVQVIVPNPKTSGNGRYTYLSAWGYVLKNGGDENKAKDFVGKLFKQAPVLDTGGRAATTTFMTNQIGDVLVTFENEAEMIAREFGRDQFEVVYPSVSAEAEPPVSVVDKVVEKKGSREAAEAYLKYLWSPEGQEIAAANYLRPRDPAVLAKYTDRFPKVDFLSVEKTFGDWRTVQKTHFNDGGVFDQIYSGQ, encoded by the coding sequence GTGAAGAAATTCTTTGGCGCCTCTCTTCTTGCCGCTGGCCTGACCTTCGGCAGCCTGGCCCACGCCGCCCCGACCCTGCTGAACGTTTCCTATGACGTGATGCGCGACTTCTACAAGGATTACAACGCCGCGTTCCAGAAACACTGGCAAGCCGAACACAACGAGAACATCACCGTGCAAATGTCGTTCGGCGGTTCCAGCAAGCAGGCGCGTTCGGTCATCGACGGCCTGCCGGCGGATGTCATTACCATGAACATGGCCACCGACATCAACGCCTTGGCGGACAACGGCAAGCTGGTTCCGGACAACTGGGTCACCCGCCTGCCGAACAACAGCGCGCCGTTCACCTCGGCCACGGTGTTCATCGTGCGCAAGGGCAATCCGAAAGCGCTGAAGGATTGGCCCGACCTGCTCAAGGATGGCGTGCAGGTAATCGTGCCCAACCCGAAAACCTCCGGCAACGGCCGCTACACCTACCTGTCGGCGTGGGGCTATGTGCTCAAGAACGGTGGCGACGAGAACAAGGCCAAGGATTTCGTCGGCAAGCTGTTCAAGCAAGCCCCCGTGCTGGACACCGGTGGCCGCGCAGCGACGACGACCTTCATGACCAACCAGATCGGCGACGTGCTGGTGACCTTTGAAAACGAAGCGGAAATGATCGCCCGCGAGTTTGGCCGCGACCAGTTCGAAGTGGTCTACCCAAGCGTGTCCGCCGAAGCCGAGCCACCGGTGAGCGTTGTGGATAAAGTGGTCGAGAAGAAAGGCTCCCGCGAAGCCGCCGAGGCGTACCTCAAATACCTGTGGTCGCCTGAAGGCCAGGAAATCGCCGCCGCCAACTACCTTCGTCCACGGGACCCGGCGGTGCTGGCCAAGTACACCGACCGTTTCCCGAAAGTTGACTTCCTGTCGGTCGAGAAAACCTTCGGCGACTGGCGCACCGTGCAAAAGACTCATTTCAATGACGGTGGGGTTTTCGACCAGATCTATAGCGGGCAATAA